GTATCTTTAAGTGGAAAAAAGCTAAAGACCCTATTAGCTTGGGAATTCCAGTTGGTAACTCTAATCATGAGTGGATTAATACTGATACCCAGGACCAAAAATCATCGATTAGTGTAAATTTAAATTCACCAGTGTTGAATGACAAGCAGAAACAGAAAGCTGATGATTTTGAGCCGAATGGGTTCAATAAAGATGATTCTGCTCCTTGCACTAGTGTTGAAAATGAGAGTCATTTTGAGGATGATGATAGAAAGGTTGGAATTAGAAGGAAGTTGAAGATGTCTGAATGGAATTGTACTGGGAATGATGCACCTCTGATAGACAACTCTGAGGATTCAGTTGGGGATTCTCTGGATGATGATGAGGAGAACCTTGAAGAAAATGCTGCTAGAATGCTTTCTTCGCGATTTGATCCAAATTGCACTGGTTTCTCTGGGAAGAGAACATGTGCAGCAGATCTGGTAGAAGGATCATCATTTTTGCAATCTGCCGGTGGTAGGTTGAAGGTCTTACAGGCTGAATCTTGTTCAGTAGATGCCAAAGGTCGGGTGCTTCGGCCAAGGAGGCACAATGGTAAAAGCTTTGCTAGGAAGCGTCGCCACTTTTATGAGGTTTGCTCAAGGGATATGGATCCCTATTGTGTCGTTAAGCAGAGGATCAGAGTATTCTGGCCTTTGGACAAAAGTTGGTACTTTGGCCTAGTCAAAGGTTATGATCCTGTAACTAGGTTGCATCATGTCAAATATGATGATCGTGATGAAGAGTGGATAAATCTCCAAAAGGAGAGATTCAAGCTGTTGCTTTTTCCAAGTGAAGTTTCCAGCAAGTTTAATTTTGGGAAACCAGGGTCCCAAGTAAGacagaagaaaatagaaaaaaaggtaCAAGCCACACAGAGCACTTACATAGGCAACCTCCTGGAATCAGAACCCATTATCTCATGGTTGACACGCACAAATCACCAAGTTACATCCTCCTCATCTAGTACCATAAAGAAGCATCTTAGAGTTCGTCCTTTGAAGGACATCGGGCCATCTGTGTTATCAGAGCCAAGGGAAAATATGTCAGTGAATCCGTTGGATAAGaatctaaataaattattttctaatttcaatgagTCAGACCAGGCATGTGATTGGAATATTAACAGTCTCTCTAAGCTAAAGAGGAGTATTGGCTGTGAAGGCAGGAAGTTACCTTATGTTTATTTTAGGAAACGGTTTCGCAGCAGAAAGGATATTTTGGACACTAAAGTGGCACACAACGTTGCTCCTGATGGCCCAGGTGGTTCAATGAGCATTTGTGCTTCCATTGCCAACAGCACAACAGCTATAGAGAGATTCAATATAATTTTGACATGGTTGGAATTCGGAGAAGTAATATTTGAGTCGAGCTTACCACCACAATGTTCTCTGGCACttgcttttcaaaaagaaagcatTTGGCTCTGCCAATCCCTTTATATTCTGCATCATGGTCAACTAGTTTGTGCATGGCCTACTGTTCATATGGAGGTCTTTTATATTGATAATGTTCTTGGGTTGAAGTTTCTGTTATTTGAGGGTTGTTTAAGGCGTGCAGTCTCTCTTTTCTGTTTGATCATCACAACTGTTAATGGGCATATTGTGAAGAGTAATTTCACCGACCCAGAAGTATCATGCTCATCAATTGGGCTTAGGATTTCAACATTGCACAATTTAGGTGTAAaacttctttttgttttgaatacCTTCTTCAATATGGAGAGTTTAAAATGGAGGCATCTTGAAGATAAACTGAAAAATCATTGCACAAAGGAGGCATTAATAACGACTGAGTACACTTGTTCAAACATCCATGAGCTCCCTGGCGGTCAAATAGTCCACAGTTCTGATATGTCACTTGAGGTACTCATTTCTGTTTCTTACTGGGCTGCTTTGCTGACAAAATGTAGTTGTTCTTAATGTTCTATGTAATTCATTTTACTCTTCTTGTGTGTAGAAATTTGTTTTAGCATTTAGAATGACAATCTCTCTACTCAGTCCGTATGAGCTTGGTGCTTCAGGTGATTAGAAATATTACATGATTTGAATTCCCTCTAGTGTTTAATCCTTATTTGCCCCTGACAAAGAGTATTAAGTGCACTTACAGAGGTTGCAAAGCATGTCTGGGACACTGTATTTAGCATCTCTAGTTATGAGCCCTGCAAAGAATAGTTATCAGAACCAAACTAGTCATTGGCCCGGCCAAGCTTCAGTTCACTGGGTCACTAATTGGCCAGTAGGTCAGCTAGTGGAATTGCAGAATTTAATGAAACATAttaaatacacacacacatatataatgGCTTTACCTGTTTTTTTCTCTTCTCGTCCTCttcatcttctccttctccttgatTTTCAATGGATAAGCCCGGTTTAATACTGGATGGTAGAGCAGTAAAACCATTCACTTCTTGTACAACTGCTAAGGTTTTATCACAATACGGTAGCTATGGCAAACCAATTAACTCATTGATCTTTTGCACAACTCCTCTGAAGTAAACCTATATCTATTAAGTACTACACTTTAAAGGGATTCAAATGGGACTAGACAAAATTTACAGCTTCATGTTCGAGCTGCTCATGCAGGGAAGTAGGCCTTCTTAGCTCCATCTGTTGATCATCCATCATCCTTTTCTCCTTGTAGACGCAATATTGTTCCTCTCGTCCTCTTCTTTTTATTCCTCTGCTATCTTTTTACTTCTTTATCTCCTCATCCTttccttctccttttcttctcaGTGCGATCACCATTTTTTACAATTTTCCTTAATTTATTAAGTGGAATTACGATGAAGAATTACTTTTATGCTCCCAATCATTTTCCAATTTGATTTTGGAAAGAAGGGAATTAATgccttttttaaatatttaaaactgGTCGGTTCATGCAAAACAAGTTAATTCTTATTTTTAACTAAAATTCTGGTTGAGTTGGTTGGTTCATTCTGGTTTTTTCCCTGATATTTTAATGGGACTCACTTCTCCAAGAGCCTGGTCATGTTTTTCCTTGTCAGAGTGATCAGTGCAGTCCATTTCTGATAAATATGCTGTCAAGTAAGCATGTTTCCTTTATGACATGAGGCTTTTTTCTCGTTAGAGATTATTCAAGGATTTAGTACATTCTGAAAGGAACAAAGAAATCCTGGTAACCTGTGGTGTCGATTGTCTGGATCTAGACAAAGTGTTTACTTGTAAAGTGGTTGGATTGTCTACGAACTAAGTTTAACTTGTCACATTGTTCTAACAATGTGTGAGAAGTAGAATTGTTCTTCCTGGCTTGTGCATTATGTTGTTCTGCATGACTCCAAGCCAGATAATCTGAGATATTATCTAGATGTCATAGCTTACCAAAATTAAATGACAGATATGTGTATGATTGCGAGGTATAATTCCGACCTTGTGAAAAGTTCCTATTTGCTTGTTTTaggtttaaataaatataaacataTTCTAAAATAGGCAAAATCATAATTGGAATAATTTGTAAATTAACTATTTCTGAAGAATACCTTGGACATGCTTTTAAGTCTGTTGGCTGGCATTTGTAGTACTTCGACTTTCTTGTGCGTGTTATGGCATCACAATCTCAATGTTATTCAACTACACCTACATGCATTGTACTATGcttttgtcttagatctaataagTAAATACTTTTTTAGTTCATCATTTGATTAGTCAGATCCATGAGCAACAAATTGAACTTGGCATATTCCTTGTATTGTTGTCTGGAAGGTGTAACTGCATATCTGGAATGTTTGTACCACagaattttgaattttgatggaCTTTAGTTGTTTAATGCCTACTAATTCCTGTAATTAGTTAACTTATGTGTTATAGTGTTACACTACCTAATTTTGCATTTGGTGCAGTTCAAGACTTTAAGCACTGGAGATTTGTCATAAACATATTATAGTTGTTCTAGTAGTTTTATATTAGGCAAGCATCTAGTTGGTAAGGAGCAATGCCCAGAACCTTAAAACTTTAGGCTCATATTTATTTGCCTGACTTCAAATACAATTTATGTTGTTTTAATTGAATAAGAATGAATTTTGCATATGCATCTGGTATACTTTTCTTGGTGCAATCATGAGAACAGCAAGGTATTATTTCACTCTAGGAACTTTATAATTGTTTTTACTGGTCCATCTTGGAAAATTATTGTGCCAGATGGGCCTgatgaaatatgaaatatttgggAAAACTGGATTTGTTGTTGGATTTAGGCAAATGAGTTTTGGACTTTCTATATTGATGTAGTTGATATCCGAATATACTGTGAGCTGTCTTTGCAATTATCCATTTGGTTCTCAAAGCCTGTGCAATAGTTGGTTTAGATAGTTTCTGATGTCTTTGCTCTTTCCTGGTGATTTTTAGGCAGTTAGAAAGGATGCTCTTCTTTTATATTAAAGGCATTCTTTACATGTCACTCAATAAACTTGTATTTAAGCCAATATCTACTTCATCAATTAGTGAGTCTGGTTTGACCAATCTTTTatgtcctttttcttcttttgcagAGATTCTGGGAAAGATCAATCCTGGTTCATAGGTCCAATCCGGAGAAATTGGTTGATACAAGTACAAATTCTGTTATTCACTATTTGGCTCAAGAACATGAGAAGCCTCTTCTATGTTCCCAATTTTTTGCTGCTGGGCCTTCATTTTCACTCAGTCTGCATCTGAATTTGCTGGTTGTGAAAGATCCatcttccttttgttctgaagacAACAATTTAGTATCTTCACAAAAACACACAGATAATAATGATAAATTGACAGCTAATGGCTGCTCTTCTGCTGAGGACCCAtctaagcaagctgcagaaactcTTGATAACTCAGGGCCCTTGTTGAGCCAGGCACCAGCAAGTCATGGAAGACCAAGCACAGATGCTTTGTGTGCTGAAAATGATGGTAATTTGAATGGATCCACTAAGAATTTTTTCACTAGTGAGGTTAATGTGATTCGAAATGCTGTAGGTGGTAGTGGTAATGGGGTGAAAAGCACTGGCGATGCGGGTGCTATTCAGTTTGGAAGATTTTCATGCAAGGCTGGAACATCACAATTTGTTGAGGTTTCCTGTTCTGAATATCCTAAAGGTTCCTCTCCAGACAAGTCCCTTGATAGAGGATGCAATTCTTGTATCAATACTGCAAACCTCAAGGCTCAATTGTTTGATGAAGTTGAGAATCATTCTCTTCATAAAGGATTGCTGATTGCTCACCCTGCATCTAACTTAGTCCTTGAAATGAATGCACACACGATACACAATCCAACTGCTCCGCGAAGCATGTGGCATCGCAATCGCCACACTTCACTTTCACGGACATTTATTCATCCTCCAAAATTTGGTTCGGAAGACCTTGTGGCAAATGGCCCTACTAGTCGCTGCAGGAGGCGTCGAACTCAAGTTTCATATTCACAGTTATCTGTAGGTTATGAACATTCTGCAAAACCCCAAAACAATCACCAGAAGGTACAACCTCATAGAAAAGTGAAGACTCTTCTTGCAAATATTTCATCAGATTGTTCTAGAAGTCCTCAAAATTATCTGGACTCAGTAGACTGTGCTGCTAATGTCCTTGTTACTCATGGTGACAAATGTTGGAGAGAATATGGAGCCAAGGTTCAACTTGACTGTGATGATAAGAAGAATTGGAGAATATGTGTAATGGTTTCAGGGGCTACCAAATATGTCTACAATGCACACCATGTTCTGCAGCCTGGATCCACAAATCGTTACACTCATGCAATGATGTGGAAAGGAGGAAAAGAATGGATGTTAGAATTCACTGACAGAAACCAGTGGTACATTTTCAAACaaatgcatgaaaaatgctacaACCAGAATATTAGGGCTGCATCTATTAAGAACATTCCCATTCCAGGAGTTCACATGCTTTCAGATGGTGATGATGGTTATGTTGAAGTGCCTTTTGTGCGTGGTTCATCAAAGTACTTTCGACAGATGGGAACTGAAGTTGACTTGGCCTTGGATTCATCTCGTGTGTTGTATGACGTTGACAGTGAAGATGAAAAATGGATATGCACAATGAGAGTTACTATGGATGCCATGGATGGTAAGATGCCTGAGGTTACAGAGGATATCTTTGAAAAGGTCATCGACATGTTTGAGAAACTTGCATATACTCTACAGTCCGAGGAGTTCACCAATGATGACATCGAAAGATACATGGCTGATGTTGGACCAGCAAACGTAGTCAAAGTTATTTATGAGTATTGGAGgctgaagagaaagaagaaaggtTTGCCTCTGATTCGGCAATTTCAGGTGAGATTTGATTAGTCTACATTCTTTAtcattgtatttttttttctcttgtgaATAAATTCATGCATATGCTGGATTAAATCTACTGACAGTGAGATGATTGCTTATTAGTTGTTTTAGACTGCATATGTTGTAGCCTTGTAGGTGTTAACATGACTGCTGCTTGCTTGAAGTCTAGTCCCCACAACTATTTTTGTTCACAGGTTTTCATTTTTGGCTTCAGACCCGCTCATTGGTCAGATTTACCTAGTCCTGTTGTGATAAGGCATGCCTAATACCATGAAGTTTGCAGCTAATGTAAACTCTATGTCATTCACCAATTACTGTTAACAGTTGGAATTTTCATTTGCTTAGTATCTTTTTTATTGGGTGTCAAACTTTCAACTGGCAAAGTTAAACGTTGAAACCAACAAATTGCTGTCAGTTCTATCTGAAGTGTAATCTTATATTTATCACTCATTTGGTTGGTCCAAGAATGCCAAAGAAGGAAGACAGACGAAGTGAGACATAACGAGGATGACCTATGTACACCATTCATCCAGGGCTTTCTTGGTCAGTTCACTGGCCCTCCCAATTTGATCTTCCATTTTCAGCATGACTCACCTGATCCATCACCTATAACACCTTCGCTGACGGAGGAAGTCAAAGTCCAAAGAGTGGTGGCTAGCCACGGAGTTGACTCCAATAGTAGATGTCAAGAAGGGGATAGGCAGTTAAGGTGCAGGACTTGTTGCTAGCTACTAGGAAAGCAACTTGCACACTAGCTAGGGGAAAGACATGTCATGCAGAAAACAGGCACTAAGAAGAAAGAATTCCGTTGACACTTAAAACTTTTTCCCTATCCTCCTGCTATTTCAAAAATTCCCAAAAAACCTTCTTTTGATATTGAATACAAATCAAACTGCACCCAACCAACTCAACTTAAAAACAGGGGATAACTCAGAATCCAAGACGAGACTGCAAAAGCACTGATCCAATCATTCAGAATCCAAGATCACCTACTACGAACAAATCAACTGCATTCGGACTGAGGAAGTCAAGGTGCATAAAAGAAAATGTAAATTGGGGGCGGCTGACAAAACAAGTTTTAGAACAAAGCAGAAAGAAAAGCACCAAGAATGAAATCAGTACTTATCTTTTTCGACCCAAGGGGCCTGTTTAGAATAGACTGAAATGACAAAAAGGCTGAAAGACAACTCTCTCTCATTAATATTACCAAGAAATGCAGAAATATAAAATCTACTTTCAAGGACTGCTACTCTATAACTCACTAATTTTTGCTATATCTGTAGAAATGCAAATTGTTGCTGTATGAGTAGGAATAGTGGCATCAAGGGTAATATGTTTGCCAGGAAAAGAAACCAGAAACAGGTTGAGTTGATTGTCTGCGACTTCTGTGGGATTGGCAATTAAAGAGATAATAAATAGAAATGGCTGTCGCCATGAAAAGGATAATCAGAACTCCAGGTTCAAATTTTTTTCCAGTGTAGTTATTCAGAAGCAGAATCTAcctgtatgattttttttttttacattttttaataattttgaacatgatatgattttcatttgTTCAATATTTTGTGAACCCTCAAGGATTTGAAACAACTATATCTTTGAGGACCAAAGCTCAGGTTTTAGTTGAAGAACCAAGTAAAATAGCAAGCATTGTTTACAAGGttgctaaaataaaataaattgctcAATTGTTCAACTCTCGTTTTTGATCTATGTAGTCATAATTTGCTTAATATAAATGGACTCTTTTGTTTGGAAGGTAAGAATGATTCTTACCTATGATTATGATCATCCCATGTATTGTGTATAGAACAGTTTTATTTGAGGACCTTTCAAGTAAATAGAACACTTCTATTTTGGTACAAGGAAGCATTTAATATCATATGTTCTCATTTCATGGCTTTTCAGCCTCCTCTGTGGGAATGTTACCAGCAGCAACTAAAGGAGTGGGAATCAAGCATGAACAAAATGCCGATCCAGCCTGAAGGTTGCCAGGACAAAGCATCTTCTCAGAAGAAACCACCTATTTTTGCCTTCTGTTTGAGACCACGAGGCTTGGAAATACCAAACAAAGGTTCAAAGCAGAGGTCTCATAAGAAGCTTATGTTCACTGGTCATCATAATGCTTTAATGAGAGATCAAGATGGTTCCAATACATTTGGTACTCCTATTAATTTTTCCATTTCTTTTGgttctttgttttctttattgATAATGTCTTACTGCTTTTGTGGCAGCAGGGAGAAAAATCGATGGAGTTTCAGTTGGTGAGGTTGCTATCTCCAGCAATGAATCTTCTGATTCTTATCATGGGCTTCAGTACCGATCTACCTTTTCACCAAGGGATACTGCAAGCACAGAATCTTTATATACTAATGATGGTTCAGAGAGATATCCAGAACCAAAGTTTTACAGAAATATTTCAAAAAAGATTGATGCGTTCCTATCCCCGAGGGATCCTCAAGAAACACCATTGTCATATAACCAAAgatcaaatagaaatggaatcaaTAAACggagttatgaattttgtgaatggTCCAGCATAAAGCAATCTCAATGCACTGGATTTCAGAGACATCACACTGACATGGATGAGTTCAGGCTGCGCGATGCAACAACTGCAGCTCAGCATGCATTGAACATGGCTAGACTTAAAAGAGAGAAAGCACAGTGGTTGCTACACAAAGCGGATCTTGCGCTTCATAGAGCCACGGTTGCAATTATGACTGCAGAGGCAATAAAAGCATCTGAGAAGGATACTGTTGGTGATGGGTAATACGAGGAATCAGGGATATCTTGGTCAGATATATGACAAATTGATTTTTCATGTGTTTTATCAGTTTTCTGGATAAAAGCTTCTTTGGAGATTGGTTTTGGCATATTCGTCTTCGAGGGCCTCTGATTAGTGAATGTTTGATGGATTCCAAGTGTTGTCGATATGGGAACCATGCAGAGACAGAAATGGGTTTTTTTGAGAATTTTGTTCAGCTGCTTCAGTTCAACTGTCAGCTTTCAAATGTAGTCTTCTCTAAAGGGGATTTCTTATCCCTCGAGATAGTTGTAGTTTTTTGTGCTAATCATGTACAGaacttttctttgttctttttacCTGTATTTCTGCAAATGTCTAATGAAGCGTTTCGTACGAAGTTCTTCGGTGCCTCACAGATTTACCTTGTTATTAGATTATTGGCAATCTGAGGAGTGTTGTGCGGCGATCATATCTACatgtaataaattaaattatttggtatgaaaaattatttggatttttatgtttttttttttttaaaaaaaatcagatttaaattatgatatttttaaaaaaggGGTGACTATTTGGTCCGGTCTTGCATGAGAGAAATTGGAAGGGGTTGATCTAAGCTACTTAatcaaattttttgaaaaaaaattaaaccaaTTAATCTTGAAACCAAGCTACTTCCCCTCTGGTTCATGTTCTAAATTTAAAGGACCTTGTTTTTATggtgataaaatttttataattttataaagattaattaattttatatttattcattGATTAAGATgagactaatatatatatatatatatatatatgtatatatatatatatatacatatatatatatatatatatatacatacatacatatatatgtatgtatatatacatatgtatatatatacatacatacatatatatatatatatatatgtatgtatatatacatatgtatatatgtatatacatatatacatgtatacatatatacatgtatacatatatacatgtatacatatatatatgtatacatatatacatatatatatgtatatatacatgtatacatatatatatacatgtatacatatatttatatatatatatatatatgtatacatatatatatgtatatatatatatatacacatatatatatacatttatatataaatatatgtatacatgtatatatatatatttatatatatctatacatacatacatatatatatatatatatatatatatatatatatatatatatatatatgtatacatatgtatatgtatacatgtatacatatgtatatgtatacatgtatacatatgtatatgtatacatgtatacatatgtatatgtatacatgtat
This DNA window, taken from Musa acuminata AAA Group cultivar baxijiao chromosome BXJ3-7, Cavendish_Baxijiao_AAA, whole genome shotgun sequence, encodes the following:
- the LOC103990276 gene encoding uncharacterized protein LOC103990276 isoform X1; its protein translation is MEISFERAETSDIPTKPSSLDLQSICVKNSRSSDRKSWAGKEVLVLEQESRVFNRKLGSAFVEGGEFLSESRRKPSRKEASVSSLERGSKRQRNSLNVSRPKPNYISYAQKRDKTTNTSDATLNLDWSSGNEQYLETDLYSQLSKKTDHTSSSGGTSKNENYLGEDLFIPKRPRGIFKWKKAKDPISLGIPVGNSNHEWINTDTQDQKSSISVNLNSPVLNDKQKQKADDFEPNGFNKDDSAPCTSVENESHFEDDDRKVGIRRKLKMSEWNCTGNDAPLIDNSEDSVGDSLDDDEENLEENAARMLSSRFDPNCTGFSGKRTCAADLVEGSSFLQSAGGRLKVLQAESCSVDAKGRVLRPRRHNGKSFARKRRHFYEVCSRDMDPYCVVKQRIRVFWPLDKSWYFGLVKGYDPVTRLHHVKYDDRDEEWINLQKERFKLLLFPSEVSSKFNFGKPGSQVRQKKIEKKVQATQSTYIGNLLESEPIISWLTRTNHQVTSSSSSTIKKHLRVRPLKDIGPSVLSEPRENMSVNPLDKNLNKLFSNFNESDQACDWNINSLSKLKRSIGCEGRKLPYVYFRKRFRSRKDILDTKVAHNVAPDGPGGSMSICASIANSTTAIERFNIILTWLEFGEVIFESSLPPQCSLALAFQKESIWLCQSLYILHHGQLVCAWPTVHMEVFYIDNVLGLKFLLFEGCLRRAVSLFCLIITTVNGHIVKSNFTDPEVSCSSIGLRISTLHNLGVKLLFVLNTFFNMESLKWRHLEDKLKNHCTKEALITTEYTCSNIHELPGGQIVHSSDMSLERFWERSILVHRSNPEKLVDTSTNSVIHYLAQEHEKPLLCSQFFAAGPSFSLSLHLNLLVVKDPSSFCSEDNNLVSSQKHTDNNDKLTANGCSSAEDPSKQAAETLDNSGPLLSQAPASHGRPSTDALCAENDGNLNGSTKNFFTSEVNVIRNAVGGSGNGVKSTGDAGAIQFGRFSCKAGTSQFVEVSCSEYPKGSSPDKSLDRGCNSCINTANLKAQLFDEVENHSLHKGLLIAHPASNLVLEMNAHTIHNPTAPRSMWHRNRHTSLSRTFIHPPKFGSEDLVANGPTSRCRRRRTQVSYSQLSVGYEHSAKPQNNHQKVQPHRKVKTLLANISSDCSRSPQNYLDSVDCAANVLVTHGDKCWREYGAKVQLDCDDKKNWRICVMVSGATKYVYNAHHVLQPGSTNRYTHAMMWKGGKEWMLEFTDRNQWYIFKQMHEKCYNQNIRAASIKNIPIPGVHMLSDGDDGYVEVPFVRGSSKYFRQMGTEVDLALDSSRVLYDVDSEDEKWICTMRVTMDAMDGKMPEVTEDIFEKVIDMFEKLAYTLQSEEFTNDDIERYMADVGPANVVKVIYEYWRLKRKKKGLPLIRQFQPPLWECYQQQLKEWESSMNKMPIQPEGCQDKASSQKKPPIFAFCLRPRGLEIPNKGSKQRSHKKLMFTGHHNALMRDQDGSNTFAGRKIDGVSVGEVAISSNESSDSYHGLQYRSTFSPRDTASTESLYTNDGSERYPEPKFYRNISKKIDAFLSPRDPQETPLSYNQRSNRNGINKRSYEFCEWSSIKQSQCTGFQRHHTDMDEFRLRDATTAAQHALNMARLKREKAQWLLHKADLALHRATVAIMTAEAIKASEKDTVGDG
- the LOC103990276 gene encoding uncharacterized protein LOC103990276 isoform X2; this encodes MEISFERAETSDIPTKPSSLDLQSICVKNSRSSDRKSWAGKEVLVLEQESRVFNRKLGSAFVEGGEFLSESRRKPSRKEASVSSLERGSKRQRNSLNVSRPKPNYISYAQKRDKTTNTSDATLNLDWSSGNEQYLETDLYSQLSKKTDHTSSSGGTSKNENYLGEDLFIPKRPRGIFKWKKAKDPISLGIPVGNSNHEWINTDTQDQKSSISVNLNSPVLNDKQKQKADDFEPNGFNKDDSAPCTSVENESHFEDDDRKVGIRRKLKMSEWNCTGNDAPLIDNSEDSVGDSLDDDEENLEENAARMLSSRFDPNCTGFSGKRTCAADLVEGSSFLQSAGGRLKVLQAESCSVDAKGRVLRPRRHNGKSFARKRRHFYEVCSRDMDPYCVVKQRIRVFWPLDKSWYFGLVKGYDPVTRLHHVKYDDRDEEWINLQKERFKLLLFPSEVSSKFNFGKPGSQVRQKKIEKKVQATQSTYIGNLLESEPIISWLTRTNHQVTSSSSSTIKKHLRVRPLKDIGPSVLSEPRENMSVNPLDKNLNKLFSNFNESDQACDWNINSLSKLKRSIGCEGRKLPYVYFRKRFRSRKDILDTKVAHNVAPDGPGGSMSICASIANSTTAIERFNIILTWLEFGEVIFESSLPPQCSLALAFQKESIWLCQSLYILHHGQLVCAWPTVHMEVFYIDNVLGLKFLLFEGCLRRAVSLFCLIITTVNGHIVKSNFTDPEVSCSSIGLRISTLHNLGVKLLFVLNTFFNMESLKWRHLEDKLKNHCTKEALITTEYTCSNIHELPGGQIVHSSDMSLERFWERSILVHRSNPEKLVDTSTNSVIHYLAQEHEKPLLCSQFFAAGPSFSLSLHLNLLVVKDPSSFCSEDNNLVSSQKHTDNNDKLTANGCSSAEDPSKQAAETLDNSGPLLSQAPASHGRPSTDALCAENDGNLNGSTKNFFTSEVNVIRNAVGGSGNGVKSTGDAGAIQFGRFSCKAGTSQFVEVSCSEYPKGSSPDKSLDRGCNSCINTANLKAQLFDEVENHSLHKGLLIAHPASNLVLEMNAHTIHNPTAPRSMWHRNRHTSLSRTFIHPPKFGSEDLVANGPTSRCRRRRTQVSYSQLSVGYEHSAKPQNNHQKVQPHRKVKTLLANISSDCSRSPQNYLDSVDCAANVLVTHGDKCWREYGAKVQLDCDDKKNWRICVMVSGATKYVYNAHHVLQPGSTNRYTHAMMWKGGKEWMLEFTDRNQWYIFKQMHEKCYNQNIRAASIKNIPIPGVHMLSDGDDGYVEVPFVRGSSKYFRQMGTEVDLALDSSRVLYDVDSEDEKWICTMRVTMDAMDGKMPEVTEDIFEKVIDMFEKLAYTLQSEEFTNDDIERYMADVGPANVVKVIYEYWRLKRKKKGLPLIRQFQPPLWECYQQQLKEWESSMNKMPIQPEGCQDKASSQKKPPIFAFCLRPRGLEIPNKGSKQRSHKKLMFTGHHNALMRDQDGSNTFGRKIDGVSVGEVAISSNESSDSYHGLQYRSTFSPRDTASTESLYTNDGSERYPEPKFYRNISKKIDAFLSPRDPQETPLSYNQRSNRNGINKRSYEFCEWSSIKQSQCTGFQRHHTDMDEFRLRDATTAAQHALNMARLKREKAQWLLHKADLALHRATVAIMTAEAIKASEKDTVGDG